The following coding sequences lie in one Lolium perenne isolate Kyuss_39 chromosome 2, Kyuss_2.0, whole genome shotgun sequence genomic window:
- the LOC127335646 gene encoding probable metal-nicotianamine transporter YSL13 has product MAQETTGSNGAAAADVEMVEANELRRRSKPGDRARRDGEGAVPAEEEEAAVSVERAFADQRVPSWREQLTVRAFVVSFFLAVMFSVIVMKLNLTIGVIPSLNVSAGLLSFFFVRLWTGALDKVGLLRQPFTRQENTVIQTCVVAAYGIAFSGGFGNYLLAMSDRIASQSTEANDPQNIKNPQLLWIIGFLLVVSFIGLFGLVPLRKTMIIDYKLTYPSGTATAYLINGFHTPHGAKIAGKQVKKLGQFFGLSFFWGFFQWFYTATDSCGFQKFPSLGLQAFNNRFYFDFSPTYVGVAMICPHIVNVSVLLGAILSWGIMWPLIAKKRGDWFSAELADGNLHGMQGYRVFIAIAVILGDGLYNFLKMLFLTVRSLRSQLKKSNASTLPVSDDETGNSVAPISYDEERRTELFLKDQIPWYIAYGGYAVVAAISIGTVPQIFPQLKWYQILVAYIVAPVLAFCNAYGAGLTDWSLVTTYGKLAIFAFGAWTGASHGGVLAGLAACGVMMNIVSTASDLMQDFKTGYLTLASPRSMFISQVIGTAMGCVIAPCVFWLFYKAFDNVGISGSEYPAPNAAIFRSIAILGVDGFSSLPKNCLTLCAIFFAAAVAINLIRDLVPKKVSGFIPIPMAMAIPFYLGAYFAIDMFVGTVILFIWQKLDRANADTFAPAVASGMICGDGLWVLPQSVLALAKVNPPICMKFLSRGVNDKVDAFISTL; this is encoded by the exons ATGGCCCAAGAGACCACCGGCTCGAatggggcggcggcggccgacgtggagatggtggaggccaACGAGCTCCGGCGGCGGAGCAAGCCAGGCGACCGCGCGCGCCGCGACGGAGAGGGCGCCGTccccgcggaggaggaggaggcggcggtgtcGGTGGAGCGGGCGTTCGCGGACCAGCGCGTGCCGTCATGGCGGGAGCAGCTGACGGTGCGCGCCTTCGTGGTGAGCTTCTTCCTGGCCGTCATGTTCAGCGTCATCGTGATGAAGCTCAACCTCACCATCGGCGTCATCCCCTCGCTCAACGTCTCCGCCGGCCTCCTCAGCTTCTTCTTCGTCCGCCTCTGGACGGGCGCCCTCGACAAGGTCGGCCTCCTCAGGCAGCCCTTCACCCGCCAGGAGAACACCGTCATCCAGACCTGCGTCGTCGCCGCCTACGGCATCGCCTTCAGCG GCGGCTTTGGTAACTATCTATTGGCCATGAGCGATAGAATCGCTTCGCAATCAACAGAGGCAAATGATCCTCAAAATATCAAAAATCCACAGCTTTTATGGATAATTGGTTTCCTGCTCGTGGTCAGCTTCATTGGACTCTTTGGCCTTGTGCCACTGAGAAAG ACTATGATCATTGACTACAAGCTGACCTATCCAAGTGGCACTGCAACTGCCTACCTCATAAACGGCTTCCATACACCCCATGGTGCCAAGATTGCAGG GAAGCAAGTAAAGAAACTGGGCCAATTCTTCGGTCTCAGCTTCTTTTGGGGATTCTTTCAGTGGTTCTACACAGCAACCGATAGTTGTGGATTCCAGAAATTCCCATCATTAGGGCTGCAAGCTTTCAACAACAG GTTTTACTTTGACTTCTCTCCTACCTATGTTGGAGTTGCAATGATTTGCCCGCATATTGTCAACGTATCTGTTCTCCTGGGAGCCATTCTGTCATGGGGAATAATGTGGCCTCTTATAGCCAAGAAAAGAGGTGACTGGTTCTCTGCTGAACTCGCAGATGGTAATCTCCACGGAATGCAAGGTTACCGG GTCTTCATTGCCATTGCTGTGATTCTTGGTGATGGCCTGTACAATTTTCTCAAGATGCTCTTCCTTACAGTTCGCTCATTAAGatctcaactcaagaagagtaacgCTAGTACACTACCAGTGTCAGATGATGAAACAGGTAACAGTGTTGCACCTATCTCATATGATGAGGAGCGGCGCACTGAACTCTTTCTCAAAGATCAAATCCCCTGGTACATTGCATATGGAGGCTATGCTGTTGTTGCTGCCATATCTATTGGCACTGTCCCGCAGATATTCCCTCAGCTGAAGTGGTACCAAATCTTGGTAGCCTATATCGTAGCACCGGTACTTGCCTTCTGCAATGCCTATGGAGCTGGCCTCACTGATTGGTCTCTTGTCACAACTTACGGAAAGCTCGCAATCTTTGCTTTCGGTGCATGGACAGGTGCTTCACATGGGGGTGTTCTTGCGGGCCTGGCTGCCTGCGGTGTGATGATGAACATCGTGTCTACTGCTTCTGATCTAATGCAGGACTTCAAAACAGGATACCTGACACTGGCCTCGCCAAGGTCAATGTTCATCAGCCAAGTCATAGGCACTGCAATGGGCTGTGTGATTGCTCCTTGCGTATTCTGGCTTTTCTACAAGGCATTTGATAATGTCGGCATCAGTGGCAGCGAGTACCCTGCACCAAATGCGGCCATCTTCCGCAGCATTGCGATACTAGGTGTCGACGGCTTCTCGTCCCTACCAAAGAACTGCCTGACTCTTTGCGCCATATTCTTCGCTGCAGCGGTTGCCATAAACTTGATAAGAGACCTGGTGCCTAAGAAGGTATCTGGATTCATACCGATCCCGATGGCTATGGCAATACCATTCTATCTTGGAGCATATTTCGCGATCGATATGTTCGTCGGGACAGTGATCCTTTTCATCTGGCAAAAGCTGGACAGAGCCAACGCAGACACATTCGCACCTGCAGTTGCTTCCGGCATGATTTGTGGTGATGGATTGTGGGTTCTGCCGCAGTCggttcttgctcttgccaaggtgaACCCTCCTATCTGCATGAAATTTCTGTCGAGGGGGGTGAACGACAAGGTAGATGCTTTCATTTCAACATTATAG